In one Campylobacter insulaenigrae NCTC 12927 genomic region, the following are encoded:
- a CDS encoding SAM-dependent methyltransferase encodes MITFSQFFKNWSETYYAQSVEIGKRGDFYTAVSVGNLFGVLLANHFLKLVDGKVISLPVDIVEIGANKGYLAFDFLQALYTLRPTILNKIQFHIIEPHENLRTNQKLLFSKYNLDIKIHKSFDTCCFNNAFFYANELFDCFACELIIEDTMAYVDENYKICFKKADKNILEQCNRYNITNSELCIEYHYFLQKLKNVCKNIVFNCFDYAKKEEKISARIYKNQQVYNVLEENLQDFFGKSDITYNVNFEHLIKVLKEEGFVILEFKNQNKALIDFGLEEILNLAKQRNENIYRNFISQSQNLIFNFGDKFKFLEFKL; translated from the coding sequence ATGATTACTTTTAGTCAGTTTTTTAAAAATTGGAGTGAGACTTATTATGCTCAATCTGTAGAGATTGGAAAACGAGGAGATTTTTATACAGCAGTAAGTGTAGGAAATTTATTTGGTGTTTTACTTGCAAACCATTTTTTAAAACTTGTTGATGGCAAAGTTATATCTTTACCTGTTGATATTGTTGAAATTGGTGCCAATAAAGGCTATTTGGCGTTTGACTTTTTACAGGCTTTATATACATTAAGACCCACAATATTAAACAAAATTCAATTTCATATTATAGAACCTCATGAAAACTTACGAACTAATCAAAAATTACTATTTTCTAAATATAATCTTGATATTAAAATACATAAAAGTTTTGACACTTGTTGTTTTAATAATGCTTTTTTTTATGCCAACGAATTATTTGATTGCTTTGCTTGTGAGCTTATTATAGAAGACACTATGGCTTATGTAGATGAAAACTATAAAATTTGTTTTAAAAAAGCTGATAAAAATATATTAGAACAATGCAATCGATATAATATTACAAATTCTGAATTATGTATAGAATATCATTATTTTTTACAAAAACTCAAGAACGTTTGTAAAAATATTGTTTTTAATTGTTTTGATTATGCAAAAAAAGAAGAAAAAATTAGTGCTAGAATATATAAAAATCAGCAAGTTTATAATGTTTTAGAAGAAAATTTACAAGATTTTTTTGGTAAAAGTGATATTACTTACAATGTAAATTTTGAACATCTTATTAAAGTTTTAAAAGAGGAAGGGTTTGTCATATTAGAATTTAAGAATCAAAATAAAGCTTTAATTGATTTTGGATTAGAAGAAATTCTAAATTTAGCTAAACAACGTAATGAAAATATTTACAGAAATTTTATTAGCCAAAGTCAAAATTTAATTTTTAACTTTGGCGATAAATTTAAATTTTTAGAGTTTAAGCTTTAA
- a CDS encoding bifunctional 3,4-dihydroxy-2-butanone 4-phosphate synthase/GTP cyclohydrolase II: MNFISIKQAIKELQDGKMLVVVDAEDRENEGDLIFPAQFSTQEKINFTITHAKGVLCVALSEKLANKFNLPLMVPHNTSNHETAFTITVDAKDATTGVSAFERNMTVQIFAKDDATAEDFVRPGHINPLIAKKGGVLERTGHTEGTVDLCRLAGLKEACVICEIVKDDGNMARRSDLEEFCKKHNINMITIADLIEYRLKNESLITLIKEEQSSLAGFDTKKLIFKDHRDNEHIVFVFGKLKECENVKFYLSGSDFELLTSNKFNELLKQIEFLNQKNGIIIFMNNEKKESYQFKNYGIGAQILRYLNISKIKLLSENNDKEFIALKGFGLDIINNDFKA, translated from the coding sequence ATGAATTTTATAAGTATAAAACAAGCTATCAAAGAATTACAAGATGGTAAAATGCTTGTAGTAGTTGATGCAGAAGACAGAGAAAACGAAGGAGATTTAATTTTTCCTGCACAATTTAGCACTCAAGAAAAAATAAATTTTACTATTACACATGCTAAAGGTGTACTTTGTGTGGCTTTAAGTGAAAAACTTGCCAATAAATTTAATTTACCTCTAATGGTTCCTCATAATACTTCCAATCACGAAACTGCTTTTACAATCACAGTAGATGCAAAAGATGCAACTACTGGAGTAAGTGCTTTTGAAAGAAATATGACTGTACAAATTTTTGCAAAAGATGATGCAACAGCTGAGGATTTTGTTCGCCCTGGTCATATCAATCCCTTAATTGCCAAAAAAGGTGGAGTTTTAGAGAGAACAGGACATACAGAAGGCACTGTAGATTTATGTCGTTTAGCGGGATTAAAAGAAGCATGCGTAATTTGTGAGATAGTAAAAGATGATGGAAATATGGCTAGAAGATCTGATCTGGAGGAATTTTGTAAAAAACATAATATTAATATGATTACTATTGCTGATTTAATTGAATATCGCTTAAAAAATGAAAGTCTTATCACACTCATAAAAGAAGAACAAAGTTCATTAGCTGGATTTGACACAAAAAAATTAATTTTTAAAGATCATAGAGATAATGAACATATAGTTTTTGTATTTGGAAAATTAAAAGAATGTGAAAATGTAAAATTTTACCTTAGCGGGAGTGATTTTGAACTTTTAACTTCCAATAAATTTAACGAGCTCTTAAAGCAAATTGAATTTTTAAATCAAAAAAATGGAATTATTATTTTTATGAATAATGAAAAAAAAGAAAGTTATCAATTTAAAAACTATGGAATTGGAGCACAAATTTTAAGATATTTAAATATATCAAAAATAAAATTATTGAGCGAGAATAATGACAAAGAATTTATAGCTTTAAAAGGTTTTGGGTTAGACATCATTAATAATGATTTTAAAGCTTAA